A part of Gouania willdenowi chromosome 2, fGouWil2.1, whole genome shotgun sequence genomic DNA contains:
- the cnppd1 gene encoding protein CNPPD1, which translates to MDFRALFNEKAFQFSDFQEFTFIPGHQRLAERVRKRLYYGLDTDVSLDNFSCPVTDIAVEIFQKSAPSPIRKLQKTYAAHVAREACISPCAMMLALVYIERLRHRNPEYLQKISSSDLFLISMMVASKYLYDEGEEEEVFNDEWGAAGKLDVQTVNNLEKNFLNAIDWSLFTEPNDFFDALSHLESSIAERQGMKRGWFSYTDLCVLLEQAAWSRSFTAIYQHFTRVSCMLSLVYLTSVAGLIATSAIVHQLSVSRSFTLQTPPGEVGLAQLDTANLNAAALPSQRLPHCDLANKSVNPRASESQRHHPPLAQVSESSGSCLWDSFLASVAHIYPETSSEAEGSLSVLQCGPSNTSALLLHRSIVDNHRSSSWLLSSIPTAAEAILNSDIGSFGPVPLPPCLLDSILPHDKAQALLMPG; encoded by the exons ATGGATTTCCGGGCTTTATTTAACGAGAAGGCGTTTCAGTTCTCGGACTTTCAGGAGTTTACG TTTATCCCTGGACATCAGAGACTGGCTGAACGAGTGAGAAAGCGATTGTATTATGGCCTGGACACAGACGTCTCCCTGGACAATTTCTCATGCCCTGTAACAG ATATCGCTGTAGAAATCTTTCAAAAGTCTGCCCCAAGCCCGATACGAAAGCTCCAGAAGACGTATGCTGCTCATGTTGCCAG GGAGGCTTGCATCTCTCCGTGTGCCATGATGCTAGCTCTAGTCTACATAGAACGCCTCCGACATCGAAACCCCGAATATCTTCAAAAGATCTCCTCCTCTGACCTCTTTCTGATCTCTATG ATGGTTGCCAGTAAATATCTCTATGAtgaaggagaggaagaggaagtgttCAACGACGAGTGGGGAGCAGCTGGGAAGCTGGACGTCCAAACTGTCAACAACCTGGAGAAGAACTTTCTGAACGCTATT GATTGGAGCCTCTTCACGGAGCCAAATGACTTCTTTGATGCCCTCAGTCATCTGGAAAGCAG catTGCAGAGCGACAGGGGATGAAGCGTGGCTGGTTTAGCTACACAGACCTGTGTGTGCTGCTGGAGCAGGCGGCGTGGAGCCGATCCTTCACAGCCATTTATCAGCACTTTACCAGG gtgtCCTGTATGCTGAGCTTGGTCTATCTGACCAGCGTGGCCGGCCTTATCGCCACCAGTGCCATTGTGCACCAGCTCAGTGTGTCCAGGAGCTTTACCCTGCAAACACCTCCAGGTGAAGTCGGCCTGGCCCAGCTCGACACCGCTAACCTGAACGCTGCAGCGCTTCCTTCCCAGCGCCTTCCTCACTGCGACCTGGCCAACAAGAGTGTGAACCCACGGGCCTCTGAGAGCCAGCGGCATCACCCCCCACTGGCCCAGGTCTCTGAGAGCTCTGGGTCATGTCTCTGGGACTCCTTCCTCGCCTCCGTGGCTCACATTTACCCTGAGACCAGTTCTGAGGCTGAGGGCTCCCTCTCTGTGCTTCAGTGTGGGCCGAGCAACACCTCAGCGCTCCTCCTCCACCGCTCCATCGTTGATAATCATCGTTCGTCTTCCTGGCTGCTCTCCAGTATTCCCACAGCAGCAGAAGCCATTCTGAACTCTGACATAGGAAGCTTTGGTCCCGTACCGCTGCCTCCCTGCCTTCTGGACTCCATCCTACCTCACGACAAAGCCCAAGCTCTGCTAATGCCGggttag
- the prkag3a gene encoding 5'-AMP-activated protein kinase subunit gamma-1 isoform X2 codes for MDPPPQVSIQGKKLEMQKQDADATVYMNFMKSHHCYDAIPTSCKLVIFDTKLQVKKAFFALVANGVRAAPLWDSKLQSFVGMLTITDFINILHCYYKSPMVQMYELENHKIETWREIYLKYSNHFLISLPPDASLYDAIYSLLRYKIHRLPVIDPESGNVLHILTHKRILKFLHLFGNKLPKPSFVQRQIQELGIGTFKNIATVPQTASLYDALSIFVERRVSALPVVDEQGRVVALYSRFDVINIAAQKLYNNLDMTMEDAIRSRKCYIEGVIKCYHDDSLETIINRIVEAEVHRLVLVDRADVVKGIVSLSDLLQAMVLTPAGIEALLS; via the exons ATGGATCCGCCTCCACAG GTGTCAATCCAAGGGAAGAAGTTGGAAATGCAGAAACAAG ACGCTGATGCCACGGTCTACATGAATTTCATGAAGAGTCACCACTGCTACGACGCCATTCCAACCAGCTGTAAACTGGTTATATTTGATACCAAGCTGCAG GTGAAAAAGGCCTTTTTTGCACTGGTGGCAAATGGAGTTAGAGCTGCGCCGCTGTGGGACAGCAAGTTGCAGAGTTTTGTGG GTATGCTGACGATCACAGATTTCATCAACATTCTCCATTGTTATTATAAGTCTCCCATG GTGCAGATGTACGAGCTGGAAAACCATAAGATTGAAACGTGGAGAG AAATTTACTTAAAATATTCCAATCACTTCCTCATCAGCCTCCCTCCTGATGCCAG CCTCTACGATGCCATCTATTCCTTACTACGATATAAAATCCACCGGCTGCCCGTCATCGATCCAGAATCTGGGAACGTCCTGCACATCCTGACCCACAAAAGGATCCTCAAGTTCCTCCACTTATTT GGCAACAAACTCCCCAAGCCCTCGTTCGTACAGAGGCAGATCCAGGAGTTGGGGATTGGAACGTTCAAGAACATCGCCACCGTGCCGCAAACGGCCTCACTTTACGACGCGCTCTCCATATTTGTGGAGAGGAGGGTTTCTGCATTGCCAGTGGTGGATGAACAAG GCAGAGTTGTGGCGCTCTACTCAAGATTTGACGTCATT AACATCGCTGCCCAGAAGTTGTACAACAACCTGGACATGACGATGGAAGACGCCATCCGCAGTCGCAAGTGTTACATAGAAGGTGTGATCAAGTGTTACCATGACGACTCCTTGGAAACCATCATCAATCGCATCGTGGAAGCTGAG GTCCATCGGCTGGTCCTGGTAGACCGCGCTGACGTGGTGAAGGGCATTGTGTCTCTGTCTGACCTGCTGCAGGCCATGGTGCTAACTCCTGCAGGTATTGAAGCCCTTTTGTCCTAG
- the prkag3a gene encoding 5'-AMP-activated protein kinase subunit gamma-1 isoform X1, translating into MDPPPQVSIQGKKLEMQKQDADATVYMNFMKSHHCYDAIPTSCKLVIFDTKLQVKKAFFALVANGVRAAPLWDSKLQSFVGMLTITDFINILHCYYKSPMVQMYELENHKIETWRGESLQKIYLKYSNHFLISLPPDASLYDAIYSLLRYKIHRLPVIDPESGNVLHILTHKRILKFLHLFGNKLPKPSFVQRQIQELGIGTFKNIATVPQTASLYDALSIFVERRVSALPVVDEQGRVVALYSRFDVINIAAQKLYNNLDMTMEDAIRSRKCYIEGVIKCYHDDSLETIINRIVEAEVHRLVLVDRADVVKGIVSLSDLLQAMVLTPAEIGIGLE; encoded by the exons ATGGATCCGCCTCCACAG GTGTCAATCCAAGGGAAGAAGTTGGAAATGCAGAAACAAG ACGCTGATGCCACGGTCTACATGAATTTCATGAAGAGTCACCACTGCTACGACGCCATTCCAACCAGCTGTAAACTGGTTATATTTGATACCAAGCTGCAG GTGAAAAAGGCCTTTTTTGCACTGGTGGCAAATGGAGTTAGAGCTGCGCCGCTGTGGGACAGCAAGTTGCAGAGTTTTGTGG GTATGCTGACGATCACAGATTTCATCAACATTCTCCATTGTTATTATAAGTCTCCCATG GTGCAGATGTACGAGCTGGAAAACCATAAGATTGAAACGTGGAGAGGTGAATCCCTTCAAA AAATTTACTTAAAATATTCCAATCACTTCCTCATCAGCCTCCCTCCTGATGCCAG CCTCTACGATGCCATCTATTCCTTACTACGATATAAAATCCACCGGCTGCCCGTCATCGATCCAGAATCTGGGAACGTCCTGCACATCCTGACCCACAAAAGGATCCTCAAGTTCCTCCACTTATTT GGCAACAAACTCCCCAAGCCCTCGTTCGTACAGAGGCAGATCCAGGAGTTGGGGATTGGAACGTTCAAGAACATCGCCACCGTGCCGCAAACGGCCTCACTTTACGACGCGCTCTCCATATTTGTGGAGAGGAGGGTTTCTGCATTGCCAGTGGTGGATGAACAAG GCAGAGTTGTGGCGCTCTACTCAAGATTTGACGTCATT AACATCGCTGCCCAGAAGTTGTACAACAACCTGGACATGACGATGGAAGACGCCATCCGCAGTCGCAAGTGTTACATAGAAGGTGTGATCAAGTGTTACCATGACGACTCCTTGGAAACCATCATCAATCGCATCGTGGAAGCTGAG GTCCATCGGCTGGTCCTGGTAGACCGCGCTGACGTGGTGAAGGGCATTGTGTCTCTGTCTGACCTGCTGCAGGCCATGGTGCTAACTCCTGCAG AAATTGGGATCGGACTGGAATGA
- the retreg2 gene encoding reticulophagy regulator 2, with product MASEEKVCRRPSVTSSSVGLEALFPPASSEHPGGDGNPELVRLRERVQAWLLPYESPLLWLQRLLVWERPLYSFSAALTLNTLFWLISSTSLRPLFLLSVSLLGLMLLERWKPKLPIITVQDVEVHPAQSDAMSSEQRLLSIPELSHHLGESYLTCCLYLQDMLQYKRQNPGKFCATTCSGCVVLAVVGHYVPGIMISYIIGLSVLLWPLVVYHELIQRMYTGLEPILMKLDYSMKGETEHRKHDKRKVKKEVEEGDESRAETESESEEELSCFAPTLRAHEQVLTKVDVRTTALAMAITDSELSDEEASILESGGFSVSRATTPQLTDVSEDLDQQSHHSDPEESHMWDLPEFPTVEEFPSIEPSMLRLTLRMPPPADGAEGRVQPEGPLLSPASMLIQHLSSPLHFVNTHFNGHARPRGEDGSLPVPGSKEEGGAQEKEGTVTGGTQRSLEALSHEIVSTAISAVVQNTLSALLRSSEVSENSSLAEFMPTETPPSFVDTSSDSVDAASATRAALGPDEDVDEAVPTACDTMVPTEEEDFELLDQSELEQAQDEELDLGSDGHVGGAPDTPPTPQHQQQS from the exons ATGGCGAGCGAGGAGAAGGTCTGCAGACGCCCCTCAGTTACCTCCTCTTCGGTCGGCCTGGAGGCTCTGTTTCCTCCGGCGAGTTCGGAGCATCCAGGCGGGGACGGGAACCCGGAGCTGGTCCGCCTGCGGGAACGTGTCCAGGCTTGGTTGTTGCCCTACGAGAGTCCGCTGCTGTGGCTTCAGCGGCTGCTGGTGTGGGAAAGGCCGCTGTACAGCTTCTCCGCCGCCCTCACACTCAACACCCTATTCTG GCTGATTTCCTCCACTTCCCTGCGGCCCTTGTTCCTGCTCAGCGTGTCCCTGCTGGGACTCATGCTGCTGGAGAGGTGGAAGCCCAAGTTACCCATCATCACCG ttcAAGATGTGGAAGTTCATCCTGCACAAAG CGACGCAATGAGCTCTGAGCAGCGACTGCTCAGCATTCCCGAGCTGAGTCACCATCTGGGGGAGAGCTACCTGACCTGCTGCCTCTACCTTCAGGACATGTTGCAGTACAAGAGACAGAACCCCGGGAAG TTCTGTGCCACAACGTGCAGCGGGTGCGTAGTTCTCGCCGTGGTCGGACACTACGTTCCTGGGATTATGATCTCCTATATTATCG GGCTGAGTGTGCTGCTGTGGCCTCTGGTGGTTTACCATGAGCTGATCCAGAGAATGTACACGGGCCTGGAACCCATCCTGATGAAGCTGGACTACAGCATgaagggagagacagagcaccGCAAACACGACAAGCGGA AGGTGAAGAAGGAAGTGGAGGAAGGCGACGAGTCCAGAGCTGAAACGGAAAGCGAGAGTGAAGAAGAGCTGTCCTGTTTTGCTCCGACGCTGCGTGCACACGAGCAGGTGTTGACGAAG GTCGATGTGAGGACCACGGCTCTGGCGATGGCCATCACTGACTCGGAGCTGTCGGATGAGGAGGCATCCATCCTGGAGAGCGGCGGCTTCTCGGTTTCCAGAGCCACCACGCCTCAGCTCACAGACGTTTCTGAAG ACTTGGATCAGCAGAGTCACCACAGTGACCCAGAGGAGTCGCATATGTGGGATCTCCCAGAGTTCCCCACGGTTGAGGAGTTCCCGTCCATCGAGCCCAGTATGCTCCGCCTCACTCTGCGAATGCCGCCTCCAGCCGACGGCGCCGAGGGCAGGGTGCAGCCGGAGGGACCACTGCTAAGCCCTGCTAGCATGCTCATTCAGCACCTCTCCTCCCCCCTTCACTTTgtgaacacacattttaatggaCACGCTCGCCCCAGGGGGGAGGACGGTTCACTTCCTGTTCCAGGCTCCaaggaggagggaggggctCAGGAGAAGGAGGGCACAGTAACCGGGGGGACGCAGCGCTCACTGGAGGCTCTGAGCCATGAGATTGTGAGCACGGCCATCTCCGCCGTGGTGCAGAACACTTTATCAGCTCTGCTGCGCTCCAGTGAGGTCAGCGAGAACAGCTCTCTGGCCGAGTTCATGCCCACCGAAACCCCCCCGAGCTTTGTTGACACCTCCAGCGACTCCGTGGACGCTGCGAGCGCTACTAGAGCTGCACTGGGACCAGATGAAGATGTGGACGAGGCCGTCCCAACAGCGTGTGACACTATGGTTCCAACTGAAGAAGAGGACTTTGAGCTTTTGGACCAAAGTGAGTTGGAGCAGGCGCAGGACGAAGAACTGGACCTCGGCTCTGACGGACACGTTGGTGGAGCTCCTGACACGCCCCCGACTCCTCAGCATCAACAACAGTCCTAG
- the mdh1b gene encoding putative malate dehydrogenase 1B translates to MAQFVLAGKANCPFYAKAELLADSLQRCLPDFRVHKVPVLPEDWEKWLEEICRRNGWIHQDSPLVWRELVDQGGKGMLLGGLRDFLQHCQDYYGITSDVQSDVTLSVASENLEAQMKLIAEEQHRISLVQPFHIWISSALSPTAHILIPHLVSSEVFPSIPTVSLHLLDLNGTQEDLQALMMETQNLALPLLHQVSIHTNLEEAFIGAHIILFLNDSDLDKAEFETKISEEHEKYGHLIDSRADKKVKVIVSCDSFANLKCSLLVGGAQSIDRHQFVAIATQLENAARAIIAERLKVKTSDVTDVIVWGNVSGECYVDLQRAKVFNYDGAVRGPAFFHQPVLKVEQDRKWLETDFQNMVRGRQAVVASKQRRETAMAAANGILSILKAWIGSCDPHVIFSLGVLCTGQHSLPHGIVFSVPVNFREGKWFPVCDVTLGDAVKNRLLQVR, encoded by the exons ATGGCGCAGTTTGTGCTTGCAG GGAAAGCAAACTGTCCTTTTTATGCCAAAGCAGAACTCCTGGCAGACTCTCTGCAACGATGCCTGCCAGACTTCAGGGTCCACAAGGTTCCTGTCCTGCCAGAGGATTGGGAG AAATGGCTAGAGGAAATCTGCAGAAGAAATGGGTGGATACACCAGGACTCTCCACTGGTTTGGAGGGAGCTGGTGGACCAGGGAGGCAAAGGGATGCTCTTAGGAGGCTTAAGGGACTTCCTCCAGCACTGTCAG GATTACTATGGAATCACATCAGACGTGCAGTCAGACGTAACGCTGAGTGTTGCATCAGAGAATCTAGAGGCTCAGATGAAGTTGATTGCAGAAGAGCAGCATCGTATCAGTTTGGTTCAACCGTTCCACATCTGGATCAGCAG TGCTCTCAGTCCAACAGCCCACATCCTGATCCCACACCTCGTGTCCTCTGAGGTGTTTCCCAGTATTCCCACAGTAAGCCTTCACCTACTGGACCTGAATGGGACACAGGAGGATTTACAGGCTTTGATGATGGAGACACAGAACCTGGCACTGCCGCTGCTCCACCAG GTTTCCATTCACACAAATCTGGAAGAAGCCTTCATCGGGGCACACATCATCCTCTTCCTCAATGATAGCGACTTGGATAAGGCCGAGTTCGAAACGAAAATATCTGAAGAGCACGAGAAGTATGGACACCTGATTGACTCGAGAGCCGATAAGAAGGTGAAGGTCATCGTGTCCTGCGACTCATTCGCCAACCTTAAATGCTCGCTTCTTGTGGGCGGGGCTCAATCTATTGACAGGCATCAGTTTGTTGCTATAGCAACACAGCTGGAGAATGCAGCCAGGGCTATCATTGCGGAGCGGTTGAAAGTTAAGACATCAG ATGTCACAGATGTTATTGTGTGGGGAAACGTCAGCGGGGAATGTTACGTTGATCTCCAGAGGGCCAAAGTTTTCAATTATGACGGGGCAGTCAGAGGACCTGCTTTTTTTCACCAACCAGTTCTGAAGGTTGAACAGGACAG GAAATGGTTGGAAACTGATTTTCAAAATATGGTGCGTGGTCGGCAGGCGGTCGTAGCGTCAAAGCAGAGGCGGGAAACAGCGATGGCAGCGGCCAATGGGATCCTCTCCATTCTAAAGGCTTGGATTGGCTCCTGTGATCCACATGTGATCTTTTCTCTGGGTGTCCTTTGCACAG GACAGCACAGTCTACCACACGGAATCGTCTTCTCAGTTCCAGTCAACTTCAGAGAAGGGAAATGGTTCCCAGTGTGTGACGTGACTCTTGGTGACGCGGTGAAGAACCGTCTGCTTCAAGTAcgttag